In Pajaroellobacter abortibovis, the following are encoded in one genomic region:
- a CDS encoding enoyl-CoA hydratase-related protein, producing the protein MNYSDSVSQDRREEFLALPSLKVTCQGGIALLTLDAPSCLNSLSRAMVMSLGVAARRAIVDPAIRAIVLTGMGNKAFCAGADLKERQEMTEQEVQEQLECYEKGFSPLAHSPKPVIAAINGIALGGGVELALLCDLRVAVPHAQFGFPEISLGIIPGAGGTQRLPRLIGEGRAKEMILLGSRIDAFQACAWGLINHVLPEGEDVVQGTLDWIEPIMQGAPLAQAAALRAIDQTSEVGLAEGLIKEREQYARVLSTWDRKEALQAFQERRKPSFRGE; encoded by the coding sequence ATGAACTATTCGGATAGTGTCTCTCAAGACAGAAGGGAGGAGTTTCTTGCGCTCCCTTCTTTGAAGGTGACTTGTCAGGGGGGAATTGCTCTTCTGACGTTGGATGCTCCGTCCTGCCTGAACAGTTTGTCCCGAGCCATGGTGATGAGTTTGGGGGTCGCTGCTCGCCGTGCAATTGTGGATCCGGCTATCCGTGCCATCGTTTTGACAGGGATGGGTAACAAAGCATTCTGTGCGGGAGCGGACCTCAAGGAGAGGCAAGAGATGACAGAGCAAGAGGTTCAAGAGCAGCTCGAGTGCTATGAAAAAGGGTTTTCACCTCTTGCTCATTCCCCAAAACCGGTGATTGCAGCGATCAATGGGATTGCATTGGGAGGAGGGGTAGAGCTCGCTCTCCTGTGCGATCTCAGAGTTGCTGTGCCTCACGCGCAATTTGGATTTCCTGAGATATCTCTTGGAATCATTCCGGGTGCAGGAGGAACTCAGCGGCTCCCCCGTTTGATCGGAGAGGGTAGGGCCAAAGAGATGATCTTGTTGGGCAGCAGGATCGATGCATTTCAGGCCTGTGCATGGGGTCTGATCAATCATGTTCTTCCAGAAGGGGAGGACGTCGTCCAAGGTACATTGGATTGGATAGAACCAATTATGCAGGGGGCTCCCTTGGCTCAGGCTGCAGCTTTGCGAGCGATTGACCAGACATCGGAGGTTGGGCTCGCCGAAGGGCTCATCAAAGAGAGAGAACAGTATGCAAGAGTGCTTAGCACCTGGGATCGCAAGGAGGCTTTACAGGCCTTTCAGGAGCGACGCAAACCTTCCTTTCGAGGAGAATGA
- a CDS encoding MXAN_2562 family outer membrane beta-barrel protein: protein MRSPPFFSCFLGALYVPALAYGHDLFINTAGGAVTPRESPQNFAFEMRASLYQPDIDTEPSLGGRRPYEDMFGSTPRFLLGMEFDWQALRIPYIGTLGPGIEIACTVFEAESFQGGAGTRSGDNNSLWVIPGYLDAVFRVDVFPRNLGVPFVPYAKGGFGWGIWWVTNEYGIAEYKNGQRVEKGQGYSLGFHVAAGLTFQLDILDPSAARSLDEWTGINHIYLFGEFTKSVLNGLGEGDSLRLGSNMWTAGLTFEF from the coding sequence ATGCGCTCCCCACCTTTTTTTTCTTGTTTTCTTGGTGCATTGTATGTGCCAGCGCTGGCTTATGGTCATGACCTTTTTATCAATACGGCTGGGGGGGCTGTGACGCCAAGGGAATCTCCCCAAAATTTTGCCTTTGAGATGCGTGCTAGCCTCTATCAACCGGATATCGATACTGAACCTTCACTTGGTGGGCGGCGTCCGTATGAAGATATGTTTGGTTCTACTCCGCGCTTCCTGTTGGGGATGGAATTTGATTGGCAGGCCCTTCGTATCCCGTACATAGGGACGCTGGGTCCAGGGATTGAAATTGCCTGTACGGTTTTTGAAGCCGAATCCTTTCAGGGTGGGGCTGGGACCCGTTCCGGTGATAACAATTCGTTGTGGGTCATTCCAGGATATTTGGATGCGGTTTTCCGTGTGGATGTATTCCCTCGGAACCTCGGCGTCCCTTTTGTCCCCTACGCAAAAGGCGGATTTGGTTGGGGAATCTGGTGGGTTACCAATGAGTATGGGATTGCTGAATATAAAAACGGGCAGCGTGTTGAAAAAGGGCAAGGATATAGTTTAGGGTTTCATGTGGCAGCGGGTCTCACTTTTCAGTTGGATATCCTCGATCCTTCAGCTGCGCGCAGTCTCGATGAATGGACGGGAATCAACCACATCTACCTCTTCGGGGAATTTACAAAAAGCGTCTTAAATGGATTAGGGGAGGGAGATTCATTGAGATTGGGATCCAATATGTGGACGGCTGGATTGACGTTCGAATTTTAG
- a CDS encoding inositol monophosphatase family protein produces MIKIKGMNTLSLPELRSMLQLATEAAREAANYIQTGFRKNPLAHHKGPIDLVTDYDKEGELLIKAHLQAHSSFPIIGEEHGRFEGTTETGTVWYVDPIDGTSNFVHGHPFYGVSIGLMEGNIPILGVVIAPSLAIEWAGIVGDQATRNGSKAQVSSTQELSQAMLATGFPHERATHPDNSFDAFCEMKNQCQAIRRCGSTAIDLCLVADGTYDGYWERKLKPWDFAAGIAIVIAGGGKVASYTGKEINIQEGHILASNPFLHHVIANTLKPLTLSDSPPVPIRNR; encoded by the coding sequence GTGATAAAAATTAAAGGGATGAACACCCTCTCCCTCCCTGAACTTCGCTCGATGCTGCAGCTAGCCACAGAAGCTGCTCGAGAAGCTGCAAACTACATTCAAACTGGGTTTCGGAAAAATCCGCTCGCCCATCATAAAGGTCCCATCGATCTCGTAACCGACTATGATAAGGAAGGGGAATTGTTAATCAAAGCTCATCTCCAGGCGCATTCTTCCTTTCCGATCATCGGAGAGGAGCATGGGAGGTTTGAAGGGACAACAGAGACAGGTACCGTTTGGTATGTTGATCCGATTGATGGAACTTCTAATTTCGTCCACGGACATCCCTTTTACGGTGTGTCGATCGGCCTGATGGAGGGCAACATACCTATTCTCGGTGTCGTGATCGCTCCTTCTCTAGCCATTGAATGGGCAGGAATCGTCGGAGATCAAGCGACACGAAACGGAAGCAAAGCGCAAGTAAGCAGCACCCAAGAGCTCTCGCAAGCGATGCTAGCAACAGGATTTCCTCATGAGCGAGCCACCCATCCAGATAACAGCTTTGACGCTTTTTGTGAGATGAAAAATCAATGCCAAGCCATTCGTAGATGCGGCTCAACAGCCATCGATTTATGTCTGGTAGCGGATGGGACCTACGATGGCTATTGGGAACGGAAATTGAAGCCGTGGGACTTTGCCGCAGGAATTGCAATCGTGATTGCCGGAGGGGGAAAAGTTGCATCTTACACCGGGAAAGAGATCAACATCCAGGAAGGGCACATCCTAGCGAGCAATCCCTTTCTCCACCACGTGATTGCAAACACTTTAAAGCCTTTAACGCTTAGTGACAGTCCACCCGTTCCAATCAGAAATCGCTAG
- a CDS encoding ATP-dependent Clp protease ATP-binding subunit — protein MPFEQTIHLEQYTPEAKALVASAQALADERSHLHVEPLHLLARAMEYPSTIGEVFRRAGVNLSDLNAAIEAQLNQLSSSHRKLSYLSSSMLTLLKRAEKEAGAEKVGIEHLLNSLAQEIRGGAAIALQYVGIGPGSLRPHMNALAAAKASPSLPPSSEERVPYTHDLITHSKEGKYDPVFNRDPEVRRLIQILERRKKNHPLLIGEAGVGKSTIIQALATRIAVGEVPLNLASMSLLELDTTGLLAGTKLRGEIEERLKKIIASLPQRKEMILSVPNLESWFGQGVLGGAIGELLRPLLTNNRIRLLGSTTPEGMRKIQNRDPALLRKFSILTIEPPTPDQTTEIVRGVVSRYEAYHRLKISDPAILAAVRLAHRYLQDRVLPDSAFDLLDEAAARKRVEFEGIPAHFDRALRRLASLKAQLASLADDTDIISLKTRERMQAELKELEPTALSLRAQLDSRRGAIAARNALQAEYERVQREIDQVRSEQNLTRLGELEHVIAPDLKRRLEAAEAAVAKESPDASSPFVTKEDVAIILEEWTGIPAAKILEGESEKLLKMEERLSERVIGQQEAVHAVCQATHRGRVGLRDPRKPIGSFLFLGPSGVGKTELAKALAEFLFDDEQSLTRLDMSEFMEKHMAQRLVGAPLGYVDSEEGGFLTEAVRRKPYSVLLFDEVEKAHADVFNLLLQVLDDGRLTDGRGRTADFSNTVVIMTSNIGSGQILETDPELFETAEGRETVHQALQAELHHFFRPEFLNRIDDIILFQPLSKVHLLKITDTQLKRLERLLWDRELHLSMTEAAKQHLVDCSYKPALGARPLQRAILKQVQNLLAEEILAGKYEKGDTLKIDKQGEQITLFKQV, from the coding sequence ATGCCTTTTGAACAGACAATCCACCTTGAACAATACACGCCTGAAGCAAAAGCTTTGGTTGCAAGTGCCCAAGCCCTTGCAGATGAGCGAAGTCACCTCCACGTAGAACCTCTCCACCTCCTCGCACGCGCCATGGAATATCCTTCCACCATCGGAGAGGTTTTTCGTCGAGCAGGAGTCAATCTTTCTGATCTCAACGCAGCCATTGAAGCGCAGTTAAATCAACTCTCCTCGAGCCATCGCAAGCTTTCCTATCTTTCTTCATCCATGCTCACTCTGCTCAAGCGCGCTGAAAAAGAAGCAGGAGCGGAAAAAGTTGGAATCGAACATCTGCTCAATTCCCTCGCGCAGGAGATCCGGGGAGGGGCTGCCATCGCTCTGCAATATGTCGGCATAGGTCCCGGATCGCTCAGACCTCACATGAATGCGCTTGCTGCTGCTAAGGCATCTCCCTCTCTTCCCCCTTCTTCGGAAGAGAGGGTTCCTTACACGCACGATCTGATCACACACAGCAAAGAGGGGAAATACGATCCTGTTTTCAATCGCGATCCCGAAGTGCGACGATTGATTCAAATACTCGAGCGGCGCAAAAAGAATCATCCCCTCTTGATAGGAGAAGCTGGAGTCGGCAAAAGCACGATTATTCAAGCACTCGCGACACGGATCGCCGTTGGGGAAGTTCCGCTCAACTTGGCCTCGATGAGTCTGCTTGAATTGGATACGACTGGTCTGCTTGCAGGGACCAAACTGCGTGGGGAAATAGAGGAAAGGCTTAAAAAGATCATTGCTTCGCTCCCTCAAAGAAAAGAGATGATTCTCTCGGTACCCAATCTGGAATCCTGGTTTGGTCAAGGGGTCCTTGGAGGGGCTATAGGGGAGTTGCTCAGACCGCTGCTCACCAACAACCGCATCCGACTGCTTGGCTCCACCACACCGGAAGGGATGCGCAAGATCCAAAATCGCGATCCGGCTCTTCTCCGAAAGTTCTCCATTTTGACGATCGAACCTCCCACTCCTGATCAAACCACAGAAATTGTGCGCGGAGTAGTCAGCCGTTACGAAGCTTATCATCGACTCAAAATTAGCGATCCGGCGATCCTCGCCGCAGTTCGTCTCGCTCACCGATATTTACAAGATCGGGTGCTCCCTGACTCAGCCTTCGATCTGCTGGATGAAGCTGCCGCCAGAAAACGCGTTGAATTCGAAGGGATCCCTGCGCATTTCGATCGCGCTCTTCGTCGCCTCGCTTCTCTTAAAGCCCAGTTGGCTTCACTCGCAGACGATACGGACATCATAAGCCTCAAAACGCGAGAGCGCATGCAAGCAGAGCTCAAAGAGTTAGAACCCACCGCCCTCTCTCTGAGAGCTCAATTGGATTCACGGCGCGGCGCGATCGCAGCACGCAATGCTTTGCAAGCGGAATACGAACGGGTACAAAGGGAAATCGATCAAGTGCGGAGTGAGCAGAATTTGACCCGTCTAGGAGAACTAGAGCATGTCATCGCACCCGATCTCAAGCGTCGATTGGAAGCTGCAGAAGCCGCAGTTGCCAAAGAGAGCCCCGATGCCTCTTCCCCCTTTGTCACAAAAGAAGATGTAGCGATCATCTTAGAAGAATGGACAGGGATCCCTGCAGCAAAGATACTCGAAGGGGAATCAGAAAAACTACTCAAAATGGAAGAGCGGCTGAGCGAGCGGGTCATTGGTCAGCAGGAAGCGGTGCACGCCGTTTGTCAGGCCACCCACCGAGGGCGAGTGGGTTTACGCGATCCTCGTAAACCGATCGGTTCCTTTCTGTTCTTAGGACCGAGCGGCGTTGGGAAAACAGAGCTCGCGAAAGCACTAGCTGAATTTTTATTCGATGATGAACAATCGCTCACACGCCTCGATATGAGTGAATTCATGGAAAAACACATGGCACAGCGGTTGGTCGGAGCACCCCTAGGCTATGTGGATAGCGAAGAAGGGGGATTTCTGACAGAAGCGGTCCGCCGAAAGCCTTATAGCGTCCTTCTCTTCGATGAAGTAGAAAAAGCGCACGCCGATGTGTTCAATCTCCTTCTCCAAGTTTTGGATGATGGTCGCCTTACGGATGGGCGTGGCCGAACTGCCGACTTTTCTAATACGGTTGTCATCATGACAAGCAACATTGGCTCGGGGCAAATTCTAGAAACTGACCCGGAACTGTTCGAGACTGCTGAAGGAAGAGAGACCGTACATCAAGCCCTGCAAGCCGAATTGCATCATTTCTTCCGCCCCGAATTTCTGAACCGCATCGATGACATCATACTCTTTCAACCTCTTTCGAAAGTCCATCTGCTCAAAATTACTGATACCCAACTGAAGCGACTCGAAAGGTTACTATGGGATCGAGAATTGCACCTCTCGATGACTGAAGCTGCAAAACAACACCTCGTCGACTGCAGTTACAAGCCTGCCCTCGGAGCACGCCCCCTTCAGCGCGCAATCCTCAAGCAGGTCCAAAACCTACTTGCAGAGGAAATCTTGGCAGGAAAATATGAAAAGGGAGACACGCTGAAGATTGACAAGCAGGGGGAACAGATCACCTTATTTAAACAAGTTTAA
- a CDS encoding ATP-binding protein, with amino-acid sequence MEKQHVHFILDLQNKGIARFDKRQILRVIHNPSRNIADTIEPQGGDFTLTVAKEQGNLTLMFADAGSGISPKIEPRLFQSFVTNGKRGGIGLGLSIAQKNSRGTWREHPTLPFKIGCSL; translated from the coding sequence ATGGAAAAACAGCATGTGCATTTCATTCTCGATCTGCAGAACAAAGGAATAGCTCGGTTTGACAAAAGGCAAATTCTACGGGTTATCCACAATCCGTCGCGCAATATAGCTGACACAATAGAACCCCAAGGGGGGGATTTCACACTAACCGTCGCAAAAGAACAGGGAAATCTAACCCTCATGTTTGCTGATGCAGGGTCAGGCATCTCACCGAAAATTGAGCCCCGGTTGTTTCAATCTTTTGTTACCAACGGAAAACGAGGGGGGATCGGGTTAGGGCTCTCCATCGCGCAAAAAAATAGCAGAGGAACATGGAGAGAGCATCCAACTTTACCCTTTAAAATAGGGTGCAGTCTTTAA
- a CDS encoding histidine kinase dimerization/phospho-acceptor domain-containing protein, which produces MERRGYCIRNAPRIKYTYFVIAPLEVDDNTSIGAILLFYLCQTDHLSVTDKDLLELIAANVSTVIGPQLEREARAHQDRLKMIGGLFSGFLQDLKTPLSIIQGYTQQLQETDERKIWKQYSKLIYQQIEHLKTM; this is translated from the coding sequence ATGGAAAGAAGGGGATACTGCATTAGAAACGCTCCTCGGATCAAATACACTTATTTTGTCATTGCCCCTCTTGAAGTGGATGACAACACCTCAATAGGTGCTATCCTCCTCTTCTATCTTTGCCAAACCGATCACCTCTCAGTGACAGATAAAGATCTTTTAGAATTGATCGCAGCCAATGTCTCCACCGTAATAGGCCCTCAGCTGGAACGAGAGGCAAGGGCACACCAGGATCGGCTAAAAATGATTGGAGGCCTTTTCTCAGGCTTTCTCCAGGATCTTAAAACTCCCCTTTCGATCATTCAGGGATACACTCAACAGCTCCAAGAAACAGACGAACGGAAGATTTGGAAACAGTACAGCAAGCTGATCTACCAACAGATAGAACATCTCAAAACCATGTAA
- the grxC gene encoding glutaredoxin 3: MHPVTIYTTNYCPYCVRAKELLCQRGVDFHEVDVTNDPQKREWLVTASGGRRTVPQIFVHGKPIGGCNDLHALDASGQLAQLLAMPMNP; this comes from the coding sequence ATGCATCCTGTAACTATTTATACAACCAACTACTGCCCTTATTGTGTACGTGCTAAAGAACTGCTCTGTCAACGTGGAGTTGACTTCCACGAAGTCGATGTGACCAATGACCCTCAGAAACGGGAATGGCTTGTTACTGCAAGTGGTGGGAGAAGAACGGTTCCCCAAATTTTTGTGCATGGCAAACCGATTGGAGGATGCAATGATCTCCATGCTCTGGATGCATCTGGACAACTCGCGCAGCTCCTTGCAATGCCTATGAATCCTTAA
- a CDS encoding S8 family serine peptidase, which translates to MYFTSRCLVRLVNFLLVLGILKISQASAHPDETPLLSAFEKGLLSPEGQELLSPFTTHPERGVITALIEFPEKGELGKKLRREFEKRGVEFLSPGIGHLTTTPANMLVFDRLYGGRGIELSFPLHFLLDRVGTYIRAAEARQVYGLRGKGVLIGVADTGIDLSHPDFIDESGKTRVAWVLDLTQAPLGLYPDLEKKYGVKDGDGQVIKGAVLAAADINASLHKGDLSTVDLMGHGTHVASIAAGNGRAHQDKRYMGVAPEATLIVARVSELVSGIDVQDLLKGVAFLFDRANELHQPIVVNLSMGSTIGPHDGTSLWEQELASYVGEDKPGRAIVVAAGNMGLPVRGGTHQSVYVSEGNVMRVPIYTTGSKKGSVNIWVSSNQTAEIAIGLDMPTGFSVPFVELRQVDFTLEQNSRAAVANYGGPSAHNALKHARIAWVGPWPAGSYFVNLRGWGVVDLYLASNEADEDSWTSFETGVRMGTVTLPATHPNLIAVGCTISRSPWTAIDQTHYQLVRPLFDPKSGFLPVGSEWSPAMDGDICVFSGAGPTVQGVPKPEIAAPGAVIIGAMSSQTTLDEPSSMLRKECTSSFSQGQKRERGTCWPMDPYYALSMGSSMSSPAVAGAVALFFEQYPDLTQGKIRDILQAGAHYFRGSAPFSDQSSLGELDVMGSLQVLEQIQNPALALPSRSTSWLFLSSEFIHADGSRPIYALLRLQAEDGQHQADGFDLARLEPFVVLSGQRQPNPPIERRGPGLFSFTVTVPAGFGGSSLTVYALFDGEAIVEPKTISVAVDPWRSTYPSLVKGGCAVGLGSLESGDGLDWLIVGLLGVGGVCLRWQCRRTHSSLRNRS; encoded by the coding sequence ATGTATTTTACTTCTCGATGTCTCGTTCGATTGGTTAATTTTTTACTTGTTCTTGGGATCCTGAAGATCTCTCAGGCTTCAGCTCATCCTGATGAAACACCTCTTCTATCGGCGTTTGAAAAAGGATTGTTGTCCCCTGAAGGTCAAGAACTTTTGTCTCCATTTACAACTCATCCAGAACGGGGAGTAATTACAGCATTAATTGAGTTTCCAGAGAAAGGGGAATTGGGGAAAAAGCTCAGAAGAGAATTTGAAAAAAGAGGAGTTGAATTTTTGAGTCCTGGCATAGGTCACCTGACGACAACCCCTGCCAATATGCTTGTGTTTGACCGTCTCTACGGGGGGCGTGGCATCGAGCTTTCATTTCCTCTTCATTTCCTCCTCGATCGGGTTGGCACATATATCAGGGCTGCAGAAGCTAGGCAAGTGTATGGCCTAAGAGGGAAAGGGGTTTTGATCGGAGTTGCAGATACTGGAATTGATCTCTCACATCCTGATTTTATTGATGAGAGTGGGAAGACAAGAGTGGCATGGGTTCTCGATCTCACTCAAGCCCCTCTTGGTCTCTATCCTGACTTGGAGAAGAAATACGGTGTTAAAGATGGGGATGGACAGGTTATCAAGGGAGCTGTTTTGGCTGCGGCGGATATCAATGCCTCTCTTCATAAAGGTGATTTGTCTACGGTTGATTTGATGGGGCATGGTACCCATGTGGCCTCTATTGCCGCAGGAAATGGGAGAGCTCATCAGGATAAGCGTTATATGGGGGTTGCTCCTGAGGCTACCTTGATTGTCGCTAGGGTTTCTGAATTAGTATCTGGTATCGATGTCCAAGATCTGCTCAAGGGGGTGGCTTTTTTATTTGATCGGGCCAATGAGCTCCATCAACCGATTGTTGTAAATCTTTCTATGGGATCCACCATAGGACCCCATGATGGGACTTCTCTATGGGAGCAAGAGCTTGCAAGTTACGTTGGAGAGGATAAACCAGGTCGAGCGATCGTTGTTGCTGCAGGCAACATGGGGTTGCCTGTGAGGGGCGGAACTCACCAGAGCGTATATGTTTCAGAAGGGAATGTGATGCGAGTCCCTATCTATACGACAGGATCGAAGAAGGGAAGTGTCAACATTTGGGTTTCTAGCAACCAGACTGCTGAAATCGCTATTGGATTAGATATGCCAACGGGCTTTTCAGTACCTTTTGTAGAACTCAGACAAGTGGATTTCACGCTCGAGCAAAATTCCCGTGCGGCAGTGGCCAACTATGGAGGGCCAAGCGCTCATAACGCATTGAAGCATGCGAGGATTGCTTGGGTAGGACCTTGGCCTGCAGGTTCTTATTTCGTTAACTTGCGAGGGTGGGGGGTTGTTGATCTGTATCTCGCATCGAATGAAGCTGATGAAGATTCGTGGACATCCTTTGAAACAGGAGTGCGAATGGGCACAGTGACCCTTCCTGCCACGCATCCCAATCTAATTGCAGTAGGGTGTACGATAAGCCGTTCCCCGTGGACTGCGATTGACCAGACACACTATCAATTGGTCAGACCTCTATTTGATCCGAAGAGTGGATTCCTTCCGGTAGGAAGTGAATGGAGTCCTGCAATGGATGGAGACATCTGTGTATTCTCAGGGGCTGGGCCTACTGTCCAAGGGGTTCCAAAACCGGAAATTGCTGCTCCTGGTGCTGTGATTATTGGTGCGATGAGCAGTCAAACCACTTTGGATGAGCCGAGTAGTATGTTGAGGAAAGAGTGCACCTCCTCTTTTAGTCAGGGCCAGAAAAGGGAGAGGGGAACATGTTGGCCAATGGATCCATATTATGCATTATCGATGGGCTCTTCGATGTCATCCCCAGCGGTCGCAGGTGCAGTTGCACTTTTTTTTGAACAATATCCAGACCTCACGCAGGGGAAAATCAGGGATATCCTTCAAGCGGGTGCGCACTATTTTCGAGGGAGTGCCCCTTTTTCTGATCAATCGAGCCTCGGTGAGTTGGATGTCATGGGTTCTCTACAAGTTCTCGAACAAATCCAAAACCCTGCCCTTGCACTTCCTAGTCGTTCTACGAGTTGGCTCTTTTTGAGTTCTGAATTTATCCATGCGGATGGATCTCGGCCGATCTATGCACTGCTGCGTCTCCAGGCGGAAGACGGTCAACATCAGGCTGACGGATTTGATCTTGCCCGTCTGGAACCTTTTGTAGTTCTGTCTGGCCAGAGACAGCCTAATCCTCCTATCGAACGGAGAGGACCAGGTCTTTTCTCATTTACTGTGACAGTCCCTGCTGGATTTGGAGGCTCTTCTTTAACAGTATACGCTCTTTTTGATGGCGAAGCTATTGTTGAGCCAAAGACCATATCAGTTGCTGTCGATCCCTGGCGTTCTACATATCCTTCCCTTGTAAAAGGGGGTTGTGCAGTTGGATTGGGGTCTTTAGAAAGTGGAGATGGATTGGATTGGCTGATAGTGGGTCTATTGGGGGTAGGAGGTGTGTGTTTGCGGTGGCAATGCCGTCGTACTCATTCTTCCTTGCGCAATCGTTCCTGA
- a CDS encoding acyl-CoA carboxylase subunit beta, producing MADDHMLRDTLSRIHRGGDVRYHQKNEAAGKLFCRERITRLVDPDSFVEDGALANCHAYELPADGVIIGVAKVDGRPVAIMANDATVKAGSWGKKTVEKIIRIQETACRLQVPLIYLVDSAGARIPDQLEMFPGRLGAGRIFYNQVQMSGVVPQVCLLFGPSAAGGAYIPAFCDVVGMVKGNASMYLGSPRMAESVIGEKVTLEEMGGAQMHCSVSGCGDVLCSTEDEAIAFCKRYLAYMPSHWQQSPPRVFSRPPSPTARPIAEIIPSDEQKPFDVQQVIEALVDEGSWLEIKSLYARELLTGFARMDGQVIGIVANQSKWLGGVLFVESANKAARFIELCDAFNIPLLYLVDVPGFMIGTKVEKQGIIRAGAKMIAAVSEATVPKISVILRKAYGAGLYAMGGPAFAPDVVLALSTASIAVMGPQAAVNAVYYHQIRQIQPGPERDQLVFELQQQYRADIDIFRVASELVVDALVAADCLRKEIVSRFSYLTNKQEPRPLKKHRITPL from the coding sequence ATGGCTGATGATCACATGCTCAGGGACACGCTTTCGCGGATTCATCGTGGAGGGGACGTTCGGTATCATCAAAAGAATGAAGCAGCAGGGAAGCTTTTCTGTCGCGAAAGGATCACTCGTCTGGTCGATCCTGATTCCTTTGTGGAGGATGGAGCACTAGCCAATTGTCATGCCTATGAACTTCCTGCGGATGGGGTAATCATAGGGGTCGCCAAGGTGGACGGAAGGCCAGTAGCGATCATGGCCAACGATGCCACTGTGAAAGCTGGCTCGTGGGGGAAGAAAACAGTAGAGAAGATAATTCGCATTCAGGAAACAGCTTGTCGTCTCCAGGTCCCTCTTATTTATTTGGTGGATTCTGCAGGGGCGCGAATCCCCGATCAATTGGAAATGTTCCCTGGACGGCTCGGTGCAGGTCGTATCTTCTACAATCAAGTCCAGATGAGCGGGGTTGTCCCTCAGGTGTGTCTATTGTTTGGGCCGAGCGCGGCAGGGGGAGCCTATATCCCAGCCTTTTGTGATGTGGTGGGGATGGTCAAAGGGAATGCAAGCATGTATCTCGGATCTCCACGGATGGCTGAGTCCGTGATTGGAGAGAAAGTGACTCTGGAGGAAATGGGAGGTGCTCAGATGCATTGTTCTGTGTCCGGATGCGGAGACGTGCTCTGCTCGACAGAAGATGAGGCGATTGCCTTCTGCAAGCGCTACCTCGCTTACATGCCGTCTCATTGGCAGCAGTCCCCCCCTAGGGTTTTTTCTCGTCCCCCGTCTCCCACTGCCCGACCGATAGCAGAGATTATTCCTTCCGATGAACAGAAACCTTTTGATGTTCAACAGGTCATTGAAGCGCTGGTCGATGAAGGTTCGTGGCTGGAGATCAAATCTCTCTATGCGCGTGAGCTCCTCACAGGATTTGCCAGGATGGATGGACAAGTCATAGGCATTGTCGCTAACCAATCGAAATGGTTAGGGGGGGTTCTCTTCGTGGAGTCAGCGAACAAAGCAGCACGTTTCATCGAGCTGTGTGATGCATTCAATATCCCCTTGCTTTATTTAGTCGATGTTCCTGGTTTTATGATCGGAACCAAGGTGGAAAAACAGGGGATCATTCGGGCTGGTGCCAAAATGATCGCGGCGGTCAGTGAAGCGACTGTGCCGAAAATCAGCGTGATCCTGCGCAAAGCGTATGGAGCAGGTCTGTATGCGATGGGTGGACCTGCTTTTGCGCCAGATGTAGTGTTGGCTTTGTCAACAGCTTCCATTGCTGTGATGGGACCTCAAGCTGCTGTCAATGCTGTTTACTACCATCAGATCCGTCAAATCCAACCAGGGCCTGAACGCGATCAGCTGGTTTTCGAATTGCAGCAGCAATACCGCGCGGATATTGATATCTTTCGCGTCGCCTCAGAACTGGTTGTAGATGCACTCGTTGCGGCAGACTGTTTGCGCAAGGAGATTGTGTCAAGATTCTCCTATCTCACGAATAAGCAGGAGCCTCGTCCTTTAAAAAAACATAGGATCACCCCTCTCTGA